A region of Chlamydia crocodili DNA encodes the following proteins:
- a CDS encoding cytochrome ubiquinol oxidase subunit I: MDTVILSRIQFGLFIAFHYLFVPLSMGLSMMLVLMEGLYLVTKKNIYKQMTWFWIGVFALTFVVGVVTGIMQIFSFGSNWSRFSEYTGNVFGTLLGSEGVFAFFLESGFLGVLLFGRHKVSKKMHFFSTCMVALGAHMSAFWIVCANSWMQTPSGYEMAMHNGQLVPTMTSFWQVVFSPSSIDRYIHVVLGTWLSGIFLVISVSAYYLRKQRHVEFARQGLKLGAITGIIVLILQLWSADVTARGVAKNQPAKLAAFEGLFKTEEYSPIYLFGYVDVKNQKVIGLPIPGGLSFLVHRNTKTPVVGLDQIPQDEWPNVQLVFQFYHLMVMLWGLMVLLAIIAWCAYRKRRWALKSFILSILSFSILCPEVCNEVGWFAAEMGRQPWVVYGLLKTSDAVSPIIRGGQVVQTLILFSLVFVCLLSLFLFLLWKKIQRGPDQNDLNEVEV; encoded by the coding sequence ATGGACACGGTGATTTTATCTAGAATACAGTTTGGTTTATTTATTGCTTTTCACTACTTATTTGTTCCTTTGAGTATGGGTCTCAGTATGATGCTTGTTTTGATGGAAGGCTTGTATTTAGTTACGAAGAAGAATATTTATAAACAGATGACTTGGTTTTGGATTGGTGTCTTTGCTTTAACGTTTGTTGTTGGTGTTGTCACTGGAATCATGCAAATTTTTTCTTTTGGATCAAATTGGTCAAGATTTTCTGAGTATACTGGAAATGTTTTCGGAACACTTTTAGGCAGTGAAGGTGTTTTTGCCTTTTTCTTAGAATCAGGATTTTTAGGTGTCTTGTTATTTGGACGTCATAAGGTTTCTAAGAAAATGCACTTCTTTTCTACTTGTATGGTAGCTTTAGGAGCTCATATGAGTGCTTTTTGGATTGTATGCGCGAATTCTTGGATGCAAACGCCTTCAGGTTATGAAATGGCTATGCACAATGGGCAGCTTGTTCCTACAATGACTTCATTTTGGCAAGTGGTTTTCTCTCCTTCAAGTATAGATCGTTATATTCACGTTGTGTTAGGGACTTGGTTGTCAGGAATTTTCCTCGTAATTAGTGTTAGTGCGTATTATTTACGCAAGCAACGTCATGTAGAATTTGCTCGTCAGGGATTAAAATTAGGTGCAATTACTGGGATTATCGTACTTATTTTACAATTGTGGTCTGCCGATGTCACAGCACGTGGTGTTGCTAAAAATCAGCCTGCAAAATTAGCGGCTTTTGAGGGTTTATTTAAAACTGAAGAATATAGCCCAATTTATCTATTTGGTTATGTTGATGTAAAGAATCAAAAAGTTATAGGCTTGCCTATTCCTGGAGGTCTTTCATTCTTAGTCCATAGAAATACTAAAACTCCCGTTGTTGGTTTGGATCAAATACCACAAGATGAGTGGCCTAATGTGCAGCTAGTTTTCCAATTCTATCACTTAATGGTTATGCTTTGGGGATTAATGGTTCTCCTCGCCATCATTGCTTGGTGTGCTTATAGGAAAAGACGCTGGGCGTTAAAATCCTTTATCTTATCTATACTCTCATTTTCTATTCTCTGCCCTGAAGTATGTAATGAAGTGGGTTGGTTTGCTGCAGAAATGGGGAGGCAGCCTTGGGTAGTTTACGGTTTATTAAAAACCAGTGATGCTGTTTCTCCTATAATACGTGGAGGTCAGGTTGTTCAAACTCTTATTTTATTTAGTTTAGTGTTTGTTTGTCTCTTATCTTTATTCCTCTTTCTTTTATGGAAGAAAATACAACGAGGACCCGATCAAAACGATCTTAATGAGGTGGAAGTATGA
- the pyk gene encoding pyruvate kinase, translated as MIARTKIICTIGPATNTPEMLEKLLDAGMNVARLNFSHGTHESHGETICLLKELREKKGAPLAIMLDTKGPEIRLGKIPTPIKVSRGQKITLTGKEIEGSAEGGITLHPQCVFPYVREGADVLIDDGYIQAVVTSVSDGQLELEFINSGELKSHKSLSIREIDLALPFMTDKDINDLKFGVAQGIDVIAASFVRYAEDIESMRKCLADAGRSDMPIIAKIENRLGVENFSQIAKVSDGIMIARGDLGIELSVVEVPTLQKFMAKVSRETGRFCITATQMLESMIRNVLPTRAEVSDIANAIYDGTSAVMLSGETASGSYPVAAVKIMRSVIQETEKNLNYMSFLELNDSECAVKVSPYLQSIGLSGIQIAEKADAKAIIVYTESGGSPIFLSKYRPRFPIIAVTPNLSVYYRLALEWGVYPMLTEESDRTVWRHQACVYGIERGILSNYDKILVLSRGAQMKDTNNLTLTTVNDIITASGK; from the coding sequence ATGATCGCAAGAACGAAAATCATTTGTACTATAGGTCCAGCAACAAATACTCCAGAAATGCTTGAAAAGCTTTTAGATGCGGGTATGAATGTTGCCAGATTAAATTTTAGTCACGGTACTCATGAAAGTCATGGAGAGACAATTTGTCTTCTTAAGGAATTGCGAGAGAAGAAAGGTGCCCCTTTAGCGATTATGTTAGATACTAAAGGTCCAGAAATTCGTTTAGGAAAGATCCCAACGCCAATCAAAGTATCTCGAGGGCAAAAAATTACCTTAACAGGAAAAGAGATCGAGGGATCTGCGGAAGGTGGAATTACTCTACATCCTCAATGTGTTTTCCCTTATGTGCGTGAAGGTGCTGATGTCTTGATAGATGATGGATATATTCAAGCTGTTGTGACATCTGTTAGTGATGGTCAATTAGAATTAGAATTTATCAATTCTGGAGAATTGAAATCGCACAAGTCTTTAAGTATAAGAGAGATTGATTTAGCTCTTCCTTTTATGACGGATAAGGATATCAATGATCTTAAATTTGGGGTTGCTCAGGGCATTGATGTTATTGCTGCTTCTTTTGTTCGTTATGCTGAGGATATCGAAAGTATGAGGAAGTGCCTAGCAGATGCAGGGCGTTCAGATATGCCAATTATTGCTAAGATAGAAAATCGTTTAGGAGTAGAAAATTTTTCTCAGATTGCTAAAGTGTCGGATGGGATTATGATTGCTCGTGGAGATTTAGGGATTGAGCTCTCCGTTGTTGAAGTTCCTACTCTACAGAAGTTCATGGCGAAAGTATCCCGTGAAACGGGACGTTTTTGCATTACTGCTACACAAATGTTAGAATCTATGATTCGTAATGTTTTGCCTACACGTGCTGAGGTTTCTGACATTGCCAATGCTATTTATGATGGTACCTCTGCAGTAATGTTGTCAGGAGAGACTGCCTCGGGAAGTTATCCTGTGGCGGCTGTAAAAATTATGCGTTCTGTCATTCAAGAGACAGAAAAAAATCTCAATTACATGTCTTTCTTAGAACTTAATGATAGTGAATGTGCAGTTAAGGTATCTCCTTATCTTCAGTCTATAGGTTTATCAGGAATTCAAATTGCTGAGAAGGCTGATGCTAAAGCCATTATTGTTTATACAGAATCGGGGGGATCTCCGATTTTCCTTTCTAAGTATCGTCCGCGTTTTCCGATTATTGCTGTCACTCCAAATTTATCTGTGTACTATAGGCTTGCTTTAGAGTGGGGAGTGTATCCTATGCTTACGGAAGAGTCTGATCGCACAGTATGGAGACATCAGGCTTGTGTATATGGAATTGAACGAGGAATTTTATCAAATTACGATAAGATTTTAGTTTTAAGTCGTGGTGCTCAAATGAAGGATACCAATAACCTTACGTTGACAACGGTAAATGATATCATCACAGCATCAGGTAAATAA
- a CDS encoding LpxL/LpxP family acyltransferase: MLKNIRRAKQTIIDFFVYYLGITLIGIFKYIPRSLLCRCGRALGTVIFYTISDYRKTALTNLALAFPDKPFKERKRIAKHSIQHVMITVLELLAVEGLIGNLDSLISIATAETHPEGFCNNEVLTQKELEDTFSKLSENEGIILFCGHQANWELPFLYITRDYPGLAFAKPIKNIRLNKKIFSLRETFKGKIVSPKQGIHSALQALQQGHVIGIVGDQALLISSYAYPLFGNEAFTTTSPALLAYKTGKPVMAVSVFRNKNGYTIIPSKKFYADKSLPIKEATSSLMNNLMRFLEKGIAHKPEQWMWMHKRWKRKLVSNLKKRHAYSHILVIANYAELKNYKRFLTDLADLYSGALLTLALENQSNEKILIDYLPQYTIKEFSSPAALYDFPNSFPAIFDLAGLPATLHKHFKITGSSILYTRKALEKKLPHPQASLITALSKFSKKS, translated from the coding sequence ATGTTAAAGAACATACGTCGCGCCAAACAAACTATTATAGATTTCTTCGTTTATTATTTAGGAATAACGTTAATCGGAATTTTTAAATATATTCCCCGCTCTCTTTTATGTCGTTGTGGAAGAGCTTTAGGAACTGTCATTTTCTATACAATCTCTGATTACAGAAAAACAGCACTTACAAATCTGGCTCTTGCTTTTCCTGATAAGCCTTTTAAAGAAAGAAAACGCATTGCTAAGCATTCTATACAGCATGTCATGATCACTGTTTTAGAACTATTGGCAGTAGAAGGACTGATTGGAAATCTAGATAGTTTAATTTCCATAGCAACTGCAGAAACTCATCCTGAAGGGTTCTGTAATAATGAAGTTCTTACACAAAAAGAATTAGAAGATACGTTTTCTAAATTAAGTGAAAACGAGGGAATCATTTTATTTTGCGGCCATCAGGCAAACTGGGAACTTCCTTTCCTTTATATTACTAGAGATTATCCTGGTTTAGCTTTTGCAAAACCGATAAAAAACATTCGACTAAATAAAAAAATTTTTTCTCTAAGAGAGACTTTTAAGGGAAAAATTGTTTCTCCAAAACAAGGGATACATTCCGCACTTCAAGCTCTACAACAAGGACATGTTATTGGTATAGTCGGAGATCAGGCACTACTCATATCCTCATATGCTTATCCTTTATTTGGAAATGAGGCATTCACAACAACATCTCCAGCACTACTCGCCTATAAAACAGGAAAACCCGTAATGGCTGTATCGGTTTTCCGCAATAAAAATGGATATACTATTATTCCTAGTAAGAAGTTTTACGCTGATAAATCTTTACCCATTAAAGAAGCAACTTCTTCGCTTATGAACAATCTCATGAGATTCTTAGAAAAAGGCATCGCTCACAAACCTGAGCAATGGATGTGGATGCATAAACGATGGAAACGAAAACTCGTTAGCAATCTGAAAAAGAGACACGCTTACAGCCATATTCTCGTTATTGCTAATTATGCAGAACTTAAAAACTATAAGAGATTTCTTACTGATCTTGCTGATCTCTATTCAGGGGCTCTGTTAACACTAGCTTTAGAAAATCAATCCAATGAGAAGATACTTATAGACTATCTTCCCCAATATACTATAAAAGAATTCTCATCTCCTGCAGCTCTTTACGACTTCCCTAATAGTTTCCCTGCTATTTTTGATCTTGCGGGACTCCCAGCAACTCTACATAAACATTTCAAAATAACAGGCTCCTCGATTCTCTACACACGAAAAGCACTAGAGAAGAAATTACCCCATCCCCAAGCATCTTTAATTACGGCATTAAGTAAATTCTCAAAAAAATCTTAA
- the cdaA gene encoding diadenylate cyclase CdaA, whose product MPIDITYYTTPLLEIILIWVVLNYLLKFFWGTRAMDVVFGLLAFLFLFVLADKLHFPIIRRLMLHVVNVAAIVVFIIFQPEIRLALSRVRFHGRKFVIDLQDQFIEHLTSCIYQMSERQVGALVVLENKDSFDEFLSFSSVKINADFSEELLETIFEPSSPLHDGAVVLRAETIAYARVVLPLAHDTTQLSRSMGTRHRAALGASQRTDALIIIVSEENGYVSLSRDGILTRGVKMDRFKAVLRSILTLKEQKRKPFSSWIWKK is encoded by the coding sequence ATGCCCATAGATATTACTTACTATACTACTCCCTTATTAGAAATTATTCTGATTTGGGTAGTGTTAAATTATCTTCTGAAGTTCTTTTGGGGAACTCGAGCCATGGACGTTGTCTTCGGCTTGCTTGCCTTCCTGTTTCTATTTGTCTTAGCAGATAAGCTACACTTTCCTATAATCAGACGACTAATGCTACATGTTGTTAATGTCGCTGCTATTGTTGTTTTTATTATTTTCCAACCAGAGATACGCCTAGCCTTGTCACGTGTGCGATTTCATGGAAGAAAATTTGTTATTGATTTACAGGATCAATTTATTGAACATCTTACCTCATGCATCTATCAGATGTCAGAGAGACAGGTTGGAGCTCTTGTTGTTCTTGAAAACAAAGATTCCTTCGATGAATTTTTAAGTTTCTCTTCAGTAAAAATTAATGCCGATTTTTCAGAAGAACTTTTAGAAACTATTTTTGAACCTTCTTCTCCTCTTCATGATGGGGCCGTAGTTCTTAGAGCAGAAACGATAGCTTATGCGCGGGTTGTTCTCCCCTTGGCTCACGATACCACACAATTATCTCGTTCCATGGGAACACGTCACCGTGCAGCTTTAGGAGCAAGCCAACGTACTGATGCATTAATTATCATTGTATCTGAAGAAAATGGCTATGTATCGTTATCTCGTGATGGGATTTTGACACGCGGAGTGAAGATGGACAGATTCAAAGCAGTATTGAGAAGTATCCTCACTCTAAAAGAACAAAAACGCAAACCCTTTAGCTCATGGATTTGGAAAAAATGA
- a CDS encoding CdaR family protein, whose amino-acid sequence MDLEKMIDFLSRFFMRNWLRKVVSLGFAIIIWVLVGQTVTITRTLNNVPVRIIDLDPDQTVLGLQSNGLLDKKVSLTITGNKNTVHDLRPTNLEVVISATGHTESWIAAIDKYNLVSLDGETNIRRDIQSVSADDIFIRLTQYVTEDITVTITTPVGSPPKGYEYLDVWPKYLIQKVSGPKEYVNALKEQGLELTFNLNKVSFEELERNRIAQGNHDEIIFPIPEEWKKILIPFGNTNTYENLNDPQADFLRLLFLKQEFIPLNLNLPVLLFFPVKYSNIFNPQAYTLEPSHPIILNQGIYQIDIPLYAKDVSKLFLDVVKNNIALAIVMAPPHGNNSVNWAVEFIDEKTLEDTFVQAIMAQEHGILHDFALIDETGIRHRFREYLRKLSLFGKDGSPLNLSAEISHNKVIIRSKPIETSKLHKKEW is encoded by the coding sequence ATGGATTTGGAAAAAATGATCGATTTCCTTTCTCGTTTTTTCATGCGCAATTGGCTGAGAAAAGTAGTATCTTTAGGGTTCGCCATTATTATTTGGGTACTCGTCGGACAAACGGTAACCATTACCCGCACCTTAAATAACGTCCCCGTACGTATTATTGATCTTGATCCCGATCAAACAGTCTTAGGATTACAAAGTAATGGTCTATTAGATAAAAAAGTTTCATTAACTATCACAGGAAATAAAAATACCGTCCACGATCTTCGCCCGACGAATCTAGAAGTGGTTATTAGTGCTACAGGACATACGGAAAGCTGGATAGCTGCTATTGATAAGTACAATCTTGTTAGCCTTGATGGTGAAACAAATATTCGTAGAGATATTCAAAGTGTCTCAGCTGATGATATTTTTATTCGTCTGACACAATATGTTACTGAAGACATTACAGTAACAATCACAACTCCTGTAGGCAGTCCTCCTAAAGGCTACGAGTATTTAGACGTTTGGCCTAAGTATCTTATCCAGAAAGTCAGTGGTCCCAAGGAATACGTAAATGCCCTTAAGGAACAAGGTTTAGAACTAACTTTTAATTTGAATAAGGTGTCTTTCGAAGAATTAGAAAGAAATCGTATAGCTCAAGGGAATCACGATGAGATTATCTTCCCTATTCCTGAAGAATGGAAAAAAATTCTTATACCTTTTGGCAATACTAATACCTATGAAAATCTCAACGACCCTCAAGCAGATTTCTTACGTTTACTCTTTTTAAAACAGGAATTTATTCCTTTAAATCTTAATCTTCCTGTTTTGCTTTTCTTCCCTGTAAAATATAGTAACATCTTCAATCCTCAGGCCTATACTTTAGAACCTTCCCATCCTATTATTCTTAATCAAGGTATCTACCAAATAGATATTCCCCTATATGCAAAAGATGTTAGCAAGCTTTTCTTAGATGTTGTTAAAAATAATATCGCTCTGGCTATTGTCATGGCTCCACCTCACGGGAATAATTCTGTAAACTGGGCTGTAGAATTTATAGATGAAAAAACTCTTGAAGATACTTTTGTTCAAGCTATCATGGCTCAAGAACATGGTATTCTCCACGACTTCGCTCTAATTGATGAAACTGGAATACGTCATCGATTCCGCGAATATTTAAGGAAACTATCGTTATTCGGAAAAGATGGGTCTCCATTAAATCTTTCAGCAGAGATTTCCCATAACAAAGTAATTATTCGTTCAAAACCTATAGAAACCTCCAAGCTACATAAAAAAGAATGGTAG